Part of the Rana temporaria chromosome 11, aRanTem1.1, whole genome shotgun sequence genome, ACCCTGAAGCTCCTCCTCAATAGAACAAAGCGATCATCTTTACACTGTAGAGCAGCTCCTACGCCAAGCGGCTGTGCCAGATAGGCTTCAGTGTCCCCGTACTCCCGTCCTCCTCGTTCCTGTAAGGCGCTTGCATCACCTGACCAGTTGGTACCCAAGAAGTCTCTGTAACATGTGAGTGCCAGGTGTAGCGTAAGACCTCCCCCTTCACTCATCTTAAGGTCACTTTCTTCACatttctgtccctcattctcttcTGTTCTACTTTCAACTTTTAGGGTCGCTTTATTCTTCACCGTCGTCTTTTCTTGTCCTTCCGTTTTTGGATTTTCTTCAGGCTGGACAGAATGAAGCCTAAATTTTGCTCCATTAAACACCCATGGCTGTTTGCGCTGGCGTTCTTCCCAATCTACCAGAATCTGCTCTTCCAGTGGAGGTGGAAGTCGTCGCCGCTGGTAAAGTGGGGAAAGCTGGACGTGCACTTTACGTTGGGGGATCCCCTGAGGGGAGGGGCTGCAGTACAAGATAGATATCTCAGGATCCATGATAACTGCAACTGAACAGATAAAAAAGCAGTAAGATAACAGCTACAGAGAatcaaagaatcagttacgcatagatattcctaagatccgccaggtgtaagtgtcttacaccgtcggatcttaggctgcaattccaggccagcagctaggtggcgtttcgtttttttacgcaacgaatatgcaaatgaggatttccgccgattcagaaacgaacgaccgcccagcgcatttttttttacgtcgtttgcgttcggctttttccggcgtatagttacccctgggtctatgagacgcagccaatgttaagtatggccgtctttcccgcgtcaaatttagaaattttacatagtttgcgtacgtcgattcagaaaacagctggacgtaagttacgctcacgacgaaaccaatgacgtccttgcgacgtcatttggagcaatgcacgccgggattttttagggacggtgcatgcgcagttcgttcgcttcatttaaatgaaaaacgccccccacccgccgaatttgaattccaccggatgatttacgctacgccgccgcaactttacaggcaagtgctttgtgaataaagcacttgcctgaaaaacttgcggcagtgtaacgtaaatcaaatacattacgcccgcccaaaaatacgcccatctacgtgaatctggcccgttgtgtttacactaacatctccctgttctatctttctgtgacacgatcgcgggaatGCCCGCGGCAATCAAGTCCGCAGGACCTCACGGAGATCATGGCGGGCGCGCCAgcaacaaccgcttcttaaaggggacgtacaggtacatccttttgcctgcccgtgccatgctgcaaacttatatctgcgtgcggcaagtggttaaagtggtgcaGGGATGCTGGAGGGGCTGTGGTCACAGGGGGTACACTCCTGCATATCTGGTGGTATTGTCCGGTAATTAGACCCTATTGGGAGGACATTAGGTCCCAGATTAAGGACATCATGGGGCTGGACGTCCCTCTCTCCCTGGTTATTTCCTCTTGCATATTCCTCCTATGCCAGTTAGCCAATATAGGAAGAGTGTATGGTCTCATCTATTGAATGCAGCTAAGCGGCTGCTCCCCATATACTGAAAACAAACACAAATCCCT contains:
- the NUDT22 gene encoding uridine diphosphate glucose pyrophosphatase NUDT22, with amino-acid sequence MDPEISILYCSPSPQGIPQRKVHVQLSPLYQRRRLPPPLEEQILVDWEERQRKQPWVFNGAKFRLHSVQPEENPKTEGQEKTTVKNKATLKVESRTEENEGQKCEESDLKMSEGGGLTLHLALTCYRDFLGTNWSGDASALQERGGREYGDTEAYLAQPLGVGAALQCKDDRFVLLRRSFRVGEAPGQLDVPGGHPEPKAVAPNVPEEELSLEVLEPELVIRELFSSILAEIRDEVNLPLSTLSEPLLLGIARNHTSAGRPSAEFYVRCSLTSEEVKDKYLEGGPEAQESTDILFLDREDLLAIESSEMWKELCPSAKGCMKLYLLVREQQS